CTGTGAGCACCTCCAACAGCAGAGGGCCATGGGATGGCCACTGGCTCAGGCAACAATGTAAGCACTATTCAAACCAAAATATTTCTAGTCTGACCATCCTTGAATGAGGTGGGACCTAGGTATGAAGCCAGGGAGCTAGGCTAGGACCTACCTGGATCCCTCATTCTAGCTGTTAGCAGGTTCCTCCTGGCCCCGGGGCCAGCCTGTCACTATCTGCTTCAGTTAAGGGGCTTTGGCTGCCTTTACCTTGTGGAGAAGGCGTGTTGATTCCTGAGCAGCCACAACAATGGGACAAAAGGCTGATGACTCTGAACTTCCTAGAGAGAAGCCAGAGGCTGTGTGGCTGAGTGCAAGGTGTTGGATTGTAAAGGTGTTTCTGGCTGTGTGGTGGCAGCAAGCCAAGGCTCTGTTTGGAGAACACAGAGGGGTTTTGTCTTTTAGGAACAGACCTGCCTGAGCTGGAAGAGGGCTGATAAGCACTCTGTGCCCATTGGTTGGACCAAGGCTCAGTACTGGAGACCGTATTTTTCCTTCCAGATAAGTCCAAACCCAGGAAAGGTAGGGTCTTTGCATTGCCatcctcctctctgctctgcctgcccTGTTAGGACACTCTGGTGAGGTGGACGCAGAAAGAGAGACATTGAGTACACACAGGTTATCTCTCATGCTCAGTGAGTGAGCATGGACACTGAGGGCGGCTGCCTTAGGTACAGCAGACTGCAGATGCCACAGCCTGCTCTGGGTTATAAACAACTGTGCCAGAGCCATTTGAGAGGCTAGGAGCAGGGCCCACTGCCATCAGGGACCAACTAGTAACTTGGTGTCCCTACTCCCTGGTTCACCTGGTAAAATTACAAAGCCTTCAAGGTGCAAGACAGAAGTTCATCTCTGAGCCATTCATGCTGTCCAGCAGGACTTGGTCATGCTACTTCAGTGATACCACAGTCCTTCATCTGCCTTTCTGGTGGACACTGAGCACACTGCAGTGTTCTGCATCGTGGCCAGACAATGTTCATTGTACTCTTGGTATTTTGGTATGCTAGCTTCATAAATTCTCAGTGTTCCAGAAATTTGGGTCCTTCCAGAGAAATCTTGTCAGACCTGCTATGTGGAATTTGAGGAATAGATGTGATTGGAGGCAGGACAGATTCCAGATACCTTCACACACCTGCCAACTCCCCACACTGGCTTCCTGGAGACCAGTTTTCACCAAATCAGTGGAGGGCGCAGACAATATTGACAACCCCCTGGTGACATCATAGCACATTGTGTTTTCATGACATCTTCCTATGAAGCTGTAACTCTGTTCCCGTCTCCTCACATGAAGAAAGTTAAGGCTCAGAAGAGTTTAAAAATCAAAACGAACAACTATTGTGCATTCTCCATATATAGAGAAgttcaaggatgactttgaacttctgattctcctgcctcctcctgagttCTAAGATTACAGACACATGGCAGCATACCTGGTTTGGCGCAttaccagggattgaactcagtgctTCGTGTATGCTGGGCAAACATTGAGCTGCACTTCAGCTGATTTAAGTAGCTTTCTCCTCAGCAAATATAAGAAGGAGGATGGCCATGGCAGATCCAGGTGTTTATCCCAGTTTTGTTCCAGCTCAGGAATGTCCTGAGATGGTTGAGTTAGAAACCAGAGATCCCATGTTGAAAGGAGGTCTGACTGGACTGGCCCAGCCTGGCTGTAAGCACATCTGAGCCTTCATGTGGTGCCCAAGGGCAGTGTCCACTCTAGGAATTCTGTCATACACAGAACGCACTCCAccctgcctctgacctctgctgtAAACCAGGTGTGGGGCAGATGGCACACCCATCAGGCCCTGGACACAGAGCTGAAGGCAAACTGTCCACTCCAGTCTCCTTGATTAAGATGCAAGCCCGTGATCAAAGGAGGCTCAGCTTACCATGGGCCCAGTGCCATGCACACATTCTGCAGTATTTCATATCCTAGAACTGTCAGCTgggaacagactgaaggaaagcctgCCCATAGGCTTAGATGCGGAACCTAGGGACAGGGTGACTCGCCTCCTGCCGAAAGCTTGCCAATAGAAGAAGCAAGATTggccctctccccacacctgctCTCCACCCACACCAGTCCAAGTCCTTCTGAGGTGCTGTGGCAGATGCCGTGTTACACACCTagctcctcctgtccccactgGCCTGTCAGTCCTTGATCTGCCCGCTCTCCACCCTCAGACACACAGGTTCAGCTCAGTATTGGTTGATTTTTTAAGTGTGAAATAGTTATAAAGGATCTTTCCAGTAAAAACATTCCCTGCCAACAAAGAGGTTAGTACCCCATGCACAGTCTTAGGTTAGCTTTTTCAGAGATGAATTCAGTTAGTACATGTGGAAAATAACACCGTATAGCTTAGGAACTGGGCCCCAGAGAGGAACCTTCCAGCCTGCTCCCCTCCACTGAAGGTTTGCCAGAGTCTTCACGCCTGCCACCTCCCCACACTGGGGATCCTGGAGACCAGGGACCACAGTTTTCACCAAGTCAGTGCAGGGCACAGGCAGTGTTGGCAACCCCCTGGTGACATCATAGCACATTGTTTTCATGATGTCCTCCTTTGACACTGTAATTCTGTTTccgtgtgtctgaagagaggacCAGCTCCACCTGAGCATCTTCAGCCCATGAACAGGTCAGTCATCCTGTCCCCAAGGAGCTGCAGGCCTAGTCAAGGGACCCTCATGAAAACCCCAGAGCAGGACTTGGTTACACTTCCCAGAGCATGCTCCCAAGGACCCCATTCTTTCATAACAGTGTCCCAAGAATCTCACGACGTGTGCTGAGGGTGTATGGAAGCCTTTTTGAAAACTAGGCAGCAACTAACCAATGGAAACTTCCCTCTGGTCCCCTAGTCTCTGCGAAGCATTAACTTTGAACTTAATAGCACACTATCACTGGCCTGGTGCTTATCACATGACATTTCCAGACAGCTCTGGGCTAACACAGGCACTTAGTGGCTAGACACCTAGCCACTAAGACAGGGTAAGTGCAAACCTCAGAATATCCAGGACTAGGTTCTTTCCTCTTAGAGACCAGAGCTGACCCCCCGTAGCTTCTAGCCTCCGGGTTCTACTTTCTACCACCTTATTGAAGCAGTGCAGTCCCTCGCTCCCATCGACCCAACTCCAGCAGCCATCCCAGGAGATTGCTAGAGGATTATGCAACTGTCTTGGGACTCACGTGCCCACTTGTACCCCCCCAGGCTAAGGGGCTCAGAGGCCCATGTGAACTGGGCTCCCCAAAGGACTTACCTGATGGCTTATCAGTGGAAGATGGGAGACTGGTAAGGGCAGGCATGGTGGGCAGGGAGGGTGGCAGCACCTTCAGATTCTGGTCACTCTGGATCTCATTAGTGGAGATCTGGTTGATGATGCGGTTGTAGGTTGGTGGCTGGTAGACCCGAGGTGGCGTGGCTGGGGGTGGCTGGGGCACAGGCCTGGCTGCAGGTACACGTTGGCAGTGCTCTTCAAGCTGGGCAATGACCTCTGATTGGTTGTGTGCCAGCATAGCCAGGTGCTGGAACTTGTGCTCCAGGTCCTTGTACTTGCTCGCCAGCTGCAGCATGTCAGCTGTCTGGTTCAGGATCCTGTTCTCCAGCTGGGAAAGCTCCAGCGCATTGTCTCGCTTGCGAATGATCTCGTGTAGAAGCTGCATGTACAGCTGTGTGACCCGAGAGTTCATGTTGCGGCTCTCCTTGCGCAGCAGCTTCACCTCGCTCACGATGCCGCCATCCACCTCTACCAGCTGCTGCAGCGTCTCGATCTGCCGCTTCTGCTTAAGCAGCTCATTGTTGAGCAGCTCCAGCTCCTGCTTGTGCACACGGTTCTCCAGGTGCACCTCGGGCTCTTTGGAGTTGACACAAATGGCACCTGTGACCCGCTGCTGGGGCACAATGAAAGTGTAGGTGCACTTGTCTGGGGACTCACCTGCcctcttgtacctgttgaggtaAATGTACTCTCTCTGCGAACCATCCTCTGCGCCCTCAACATCAGCCTCTGGGCCTGTAGCAGCTCCCACGGTGGCCAGCAGTCCAAGCCACCAGTAGGTCACACACAGTGGCCTCATGGTCCTTGCAGTGTGCTCGTTGGTCTTTATGAATGAGGTCTCTGAAAGCCTGAGAGTGGAGAAATAAGGTCAGTGACAGCCCCATGTGCCAGTGGCTTGTGCAAGGTAGGACATTCCCCATATACATGTTGGGGAGCTGTGTTCACTCTCCTGGAGTCAGAACGGTTGTTGCGGAAATATCGATAGATGGGGGGCCCTGCAGAGGTAGAGAAGAAAAGGGATCTGCCATGCTCAGAGCCCAAGAATTTcacactgggcatggtggggctTGGGGTAGTGTCCAGTCCTTCTGTCCTGTCCTGGgaccctctgaccttcacatttCTGTGTTCTACACTCTCATACCCCTGAGCTTTCCCTATGTTCTGCCCATTAATTCTCTGATCTCAGCCCTTCTGGATCTAAGTTCTGTAAGGGCAGATGCAGGGTCTCTCTCAACCTTATGTTCCTAGAATTGAGAAGGCTTTGAAGTTAAAGGAACACAGAATGGGATGTGCTCACTTAGTAGTGGACAGTGTCAGAAGAAGTCTGTGTCGCTGTTTTAGCTGGGCTACAGAGCTCCAAACAGAAATCATCTGACCTCTTCTAAACCCAAACTCTTGTAACAGCCAGTGCCTTCAGGGTCCTGATCATCGCCAAGTTAGGCATGTGTTTCTGGCTTGTTTCTGGGACAATATATCCCTTGCCCATATGCTTCTCAGACATAAAAGTATGCCAGGCATCGTGCTTGCTGGATGCTGGGGATATGGCTGCCCCACTGGGTTTCCACATTACCATAGTTCCCAAGAACTGTAAGAAGGAGCAGTCATGTTTGTGAAAGGTTGTGAAAGGGCCCTGACCCAGTAG
The DNA window shown above is from Rattus rattus isolate New Zealand chromosome 5, Rrattus_CSIRO_v1, whole genome shotgun sequence and carries:
- the Angptl2 gene encoding angiopoietin-related protein 2; protein product: MRPLCVTYWWLGLLATVGAATGPEADVEGAEDGSQREYIYLNRYKRAGESPDKCTYTFIVPQQRVTGAICVNSKEPEVHLENRVHKQELELLNNELLKQKRQIETLQQLVEVDGGIVSEVKLLRKESRNMNSRVTQLYMQLLHEIIRKRDNALELSQLENRILNQTADMLQLASKYKDLEHKFQHLAMLAHNQSEVIAQLEEHCQRVPAARPVPQPPPATPPRVYQPPTYNRIINQISTNEIQSDQNLKVLPPSLPTMPALTSLPSSTDKPSGPWRDCLQALEDGHSTSSIYLVKPENTNRLMQVWCDQRHDPGGWTVIQRRLDGSVNFFRNWETYKQGFGNIDGEYWLGLENIYWLTNQGNYKLLVTMEDWSGRKVFAEYASFRLEPESEYYKLRLGRYHGNAGDSFTWHNGKQFTTLDRDHDVYTGNCAHYQKGGWWYNACAHSNLNGVWYRGGHYRSRYQDGVYWAEFRGGSYSLKKVVMMIRPNPNTFH